A genomic window from Nicotiana sylvestris chromosome 11, ASM39365v2, whole genome shotgun sequence includes:
- the LOC104231329 gene encoding uncharacterized protein, with translation MCLIIYGCDAEEKELGRQAASGACPSCGGKVQAVDVESRWRLCFLPLCFIIKRKFQCTLCSRRLVLYSS, from the coding sequence atgtgTTTGATAATATATGGTTGTGATGCAGAAGAAAAAGAGCTAGGAAGACAAGCTGCATCTGGAGCTTGCCCTTCTTGTGGTGGCAAAGTTCAGGCTGTTGATGTTGAGAGTCGTTGGAGGCTTTGTTTCCTTCCCCTTTGCTTCATCATCAAGAGAAAATTTCAATGTACTCTTTGTTCTAGACGTTTAGTCTTGTATTCTTCCTGA